A window of the Phragmites australis chromosome 20, lpPhrAust1.1, whole genome shotgun sequence genome harbors these coding sequences:
- the LOC133901507 gene encoding alpha-galactosidase-like has product MSALAIRPARSPAAVARRAALENGLGRTPQMGWNSWNHFGCKINEEMIRQIADAMVGTGLAKLGYDYINIDDCWAANDRDSQGHLVPNPTTFPSGITALADYVHGKGLKLGIYGDAGSRTCSKLMPGSLGYEEQDAKTFAAWGVDYLKYDNCNNQGISPQPRYNTMSKALLNSGRSIFFSLCEWGVDDPAKWASGVGNSWRTTGDIQDNWASMTGIADNNNKWASYARPGGWNDPDMLEVGNGGMTTEEYRSHFSIWALMKAPLLIGCDIRSMSKETKDILSNQNVIAVNQDELGVQGHKVQQDGDQEVWAGPLSGGRVAVVLWNRGSSEASITATWSSIGFNSSTVAGAHDLWTDEVLSSVQGELKESVDSHACKMYVLSPK; this is encoded by the exons ATGTCGGCATTGGCGATCCGTCCGGCGAGGTCACCGGCAGCGGTGGCGAGGAGAGCCGCTCTGGAGAATGGCCTTGGCCGGACTCCCCAGATGGG GTGGAATAGTTGGAATCACTTCGGCTGCAAAATAAACGAAGAGATGATTCGACAAATCG CTGATGCTATGGTGGGTACTGGCCTTGCAAAGCTTGGTTATGACTATATCAACATAG ATGATTGTTGGGCAGCCAATGACAGGGACTCTCAG GGTCATCTAGTTCCAAATCCAACAACATTCCCATCAGGAATAACGGCCCTGGCAGACTATGTGCATGGAAAAGGGCTCAAGCTCGGAATCTATGGTGATGCTGG GTCGCGAACTTGCAGCAAGTTGATGCCCGGTTCGCTTGGATATGAAGAGCAAGACGCAAAAACATTCGCAGCTTGG GGAGTTGACTATTTGAAGTATGACAACTGCAACAACCAGGGAATCAGCCCGCAGCCAAG ATATAACACGATGAGCAAAGCGCTTCTGAATTCTGGGAGGAGTATTTTCTTCTCCCTTTGTGAATG GGGTGTGGATGACCCAGCAAAATGGGCAAGTGGTGTAGGAAACAGTTGGAGAACAACTGGTGACATCCAGGATAATTGGGCAAG CATGACGGGCATCGCCGACAACAACAACAAGTGGGCATCATATGCAAGGCCTGGTGGATGGAATG ACCCAGACATGCTTGAAGTCGGAAACGGGGGAATGACAACAGAGGAGTACCGCTCCCATTTTAGCATATGGGCTCTAATGAAG GCACCTCTATTGATTGGCTGCGACATCCGCTCCATGAGCAAAGAAACCAAGGACATCCTCAGCAATCAAAATGTCATTGCAGTTAACCAAG ATGAGCTTGGGGTACAAGGGCACAAAGTGCAACAAGATGGAGACCAAGAA GTATGGGCCGGTCCACTAAGTGGAGGTAGAGTTGCTGTGGTTTTATGGAACAGAGGGTCTTCTGAAGCATCCATCACTGCTACCTGGAGCAGCATTGGTTTTAATTCATCAACTGTCGCTGGTGCTCATGATCTTTGGACA GACGAGGTTTTATCATCAGTGCAAGGAGAATTGAAGGAATCAGTAGATTCTCATGCTTGCAAAATGTATGTGTTGAGCCCAAAATAG
- the LOC133901327 gene encoding protein EMSY-LIKE 3-like translates to MDYRPSDSSGTDDDLPPPYPNNRGMRGSGRVSGNGRAIVPANSYARAPTDMETQIHQLEQEAYSSVLRAFKAQSDAITWEKEGLITELRKELRVSDKAHRELLNRVNNDDIIRSIREWRSTGGLQATLSNNPQPIHDPVPSPTTSARKRQKTSQSVPALPAPSPAMHSQQLAAPTQPSSSTVRKGVPPGPKGKKTKPGHKIPGGSAVKSMPSSAGPSGRGPHMNRNFPGGPPAELSQAQSVDPLIGRKVMSRWPEDNSFYEAVISDYSAETGLYALVYDMNTANETWEWVDLKEMGPEDIRWQEDESGIDPVTYLRSRGAPNSGGRKSTSRGGPMPGPGRGRGFQKNLSKLPPQNGVGKRSSDDIDILHTESLIKEVEKVFNVNNPDPLEVEKAKKALKEQEQSLIDAIARLAEASDGESDGHNRGRRNALYAQANYNDSMPVDGDQADAM, encoded by the exons ATGGACTACAGGCCCTCCGACAGCAGCG GAACTGATGATGATCTTCCACCACCATATCCGAATAATAGGGGTATGAGAGGCAGTGGTCGTGTCAGTGGTAATGGAAGAGCTATTGTTCCTGCCAATTCATATGCTAGGGCACCGACAGATATGGAAACACAAATTCATCAGCTTGAGCAGGAAGCATATTCTTCAGTTCTTCGTGCATTTAAAGCCCAATCTGATGCCATTACATGG GAGAAGGAAGGTCTCATAACCGAACTTAGAAAGGAGCTAAGGGTATCTGACAAAGCACACAGGGAGCTATTAAACAGGGTTAACAACGATGATATTATCCGCAGCATAAG GGAATGGAGATCTACCGGAGGGCTTCAGGCAACCTTGTCCAATAATCCTCAGCCGATACATGACCCTGTGCCCAGTCCTACCACCTCTGCTCGTAAGAGGCAAAAGACGTCTCAATCTGTTCCTGCTTTACCTGCACCGTCCCCTGCAATGCATTCACAACAACTAGCTGCACCAACACAACCATCATCTTCGACAGTTAGAAAAGGAGTTCCACCAGGCCCTAAAGGCAAGAAAACAAAACCA GGCCATAAGATACCTGGTGGCTCTGCAGTCAAGTCCATGCCATCTTCAGCAGGTCCTAGCGGAAGAGGACCACATATGAATAGAAATTTTCCTGGTGGTCCTCCTGCTGAACTTTCTCAAGCACAGAGTGTCGATCCATTAATTGGTCGTAAAGTCATGAGTCGGTGGCCTGAAGATAATAGTTTCTATGAAGCAGTTATATCTGATTATAGTGCGGAAACG GGTCTTTATGCGCTGGTTTATGACATGAATACTGCAAACGAGACCTGGGAATGGGTTGATCTCAAAGAG ATGGGACCTGAAGATATAAGATGGCAAGAGGACGAGTCTGGGATAGACCCTGTGACATATCTGCGAAGCCGAGGTGCTCCAAATAGTGGGGGTAGGAAATCAACAAGCCGTGGTGGGCCCATGCCAGGTccagggagaggaagaggattTCAAAAGAATTTATCCAAGCTGCCTCCCCAAAATGGTGTTGGGAAGAGAAGTTCCGATGACATTGATATCCTTCATACTGAGAGCCTCATAAAAGAG GTGGAGAAAGTTTTTAACGTTAACAATCCTGATCCACTGGAAGTGGAGAAGGCAAAGAAAGCACTGAAG GAGCAAGAACAGTCGCTGATTGATGCAATAGCAAGGCTTGCTGAGGCATCAGATGGTGAAAGCG